A DNA window from Danio aesculapii chromosome 14, fDanAes4.1, whole genome shotgun sequence contains the following coding sequences:
- the lpar4 gene encoding lysophosphatidic acid receptor 4, translated as MASLVLNETGMENCGIDDSFKYNLYGVVYSVAFVLGLATNCASLFVFCCRMKMRNETTLFMTNLALSDLVFVFTLPFKIFYNVNRHWPFGDTLCKISGGAFITNIYGSMLFLTCISVDRFLAIVYPFRSLSIRTRRNAGIVCATIWLLILGGGMSVTFFSSTNQSKTSTTCFEGFSKKTWKTYLSKITIFIEVMGFLIPLMINLACSSMVLRTLRQPATLCQIGTNKERVLRMIVVHLAIFIVCFVPYNTVLFVYAMVRTRALASCWVERLARTLYPITLCIATFNCFFDPVVYYFTSESFQKSLTTGKSQVMQEDGLPSECPLSNKEKTDVVDLYTLTSNGKDQVGEAQF; from the coding sequence ATGGCCAGTCTTGTTCTTAATGAGACTGGGATGGAGAACTGTGGCATTGATGACTCGTTTAAGTACAACCTTTATGGTGTTGTGTACAGTGTTGCATTTGTTCTGGGACTTGCCACAAACTGCGCTTCACTGTTTGTCTTCTGCTGCCGCATGAAGATGCGCAATGAGACCACACTTTTCATGACTAATCTAGCTTTATCAGACTTAGTGTTTGTTTTTACACtaccttttaaaattttttataatgTGAATCGCCATTGGCCTTTTGGTGACACGTTGTGCAAGATCTCTGGAGGTGCCTTCATCACCAATATCTACGGTAGTATGTTGTTCCTCACTTGCATCAGTGTGGATCGCTTCCTGGCTATTGTTTACCCCTTCCGTTCACTCTCCATCCGTACCCGCCGCAACGCTGGTATTGTGTGCGCCACAATCTGGTTGTTGATACTGGGTGGAGGCATGTCAGTCACCTTCTTCTCTTCCACCAACCAGTCTAAAACAAGTACAACCTGCTTCGAGGGATTCTCCAAGAAAACATGGAAGACATATTTGTCCAAGATCACCATCTTTATTGAAGTGATGGGTTTTCTTATCCCACTGATGATCAACTTAGCATGCTCCTCCATGGTGTTAAGGACCTTGCGTCAACCAGCAACTCTTTGTCAGATCGGCACTAACAAAGAACGTGTTCTGCGCATGATTGTAGTGCATTTGGCTATTTTTATAGTCTGCTTTGTTCCTTACAATACTGTTTTATTTGTCTACGCTATGGTGCGCACTCGTGCACTTGCCAGCTGCTGGGTAGAGAGGCTTGCAAGAACCCTATATCCCATAACACTGTGCATTGCAACCTTCAATTGCTTCTTTGACCCGGTGGTCTACTACTTTACCTCTGAGTCCTTTCAGAAATCACTGACTACCGGGAAGAGTCAGGTTATGCAGGAAGATGGACTGCCAAGTGAATGCCCTTTGTCTAACAAGGAGAAGACAGATGTAGTTGATCTCTACACACTGACCAGCAATGGAAAAGATCAAGTCGGTGAGGCTCAGTTCTGA